In Miscanthus floridulus cultivar M001 chromosome 5, ASM1932011v1, whole genome shotgun sequence, one genomic interval encodes:
- the LOC136454155 gene encoding uncharacterized protein, with translation MEQGTHQLTKGALDEALKAAEASRTETVVWRGKAEELEGEASRATEASRVEVQRLKEKAEVSQVKAQRWKEKAEASRIEAQRWEEKAEGLETEVTRVAEASIAVQAVLETEIEEHDVLKSTAHTAYEALEHYISVDLKAISDGYVLPDDDGEADEEVAKLMEAAEGPGTTLAKLFEEEVVPPTPSADAGDPEA, from the exons ATGGAGCAGGGTACGCACCAGCTGacaaaaggtgccttggatgaggccctcaagGCGGCTGAGGCTTCCCGGACCGAGactgtggtctggaggggaaaggccgagg AGCTGGAGGGAGAGGCTTCTAGGGcgaccgaggcctctcgggtcgaggtccagcgcttgaaggagaaggccgaggtgTCTCAGGTCAAGGCCcaacgctggaaggagaaagctgaggCCTCTCGAATCGAGGCCCAACGCTGGGAAGAGAAGGCCGAGG GGTTGGAGACAGAGGTCACCCGGGTAGCTGAGGCCTCTATCGCCGTGCAAGCGGTGCTTGAGaccgagatcgaggagcacgacGTGCTGAAGAGCACCGCCCATACCGcctacgaggccctagag CACTACATCAGCGTCGACCtcaaggccatcagcgatggctatgtcctACCTGATGATGACGGGGAGGCCGACGAGGAGGTagcaaagctgatggaggcggcggagggccccggcacgacgctggccaagctgttcgaagaggaggtggtccctcctacgccgtccgccgatgctggagaccctgaggcttga